The following are encoded in a window of Pectinophora gossypiella chromosome 24, ilPecGoss1.1, whole genome shotgun sequence genomic DNA:
- the LOC126377870 gene encoding uncharacterized protein LOC126377870 isoform X2, translated as MPAHNCSYYNCTNSSEQKSMFRFPWNDVNRLKVWLENCGNMNIAHLPAENLRSRYLCIDHFNIKYVRNETGHRKRLQRNAVPEPYQTQDLQNRSSTSSPELNNSSKENGGAYDDKIGDKFLEDILQEGSQQIPASQETGVLDGEDNFEEDIFEEIVDDDFHQIPGEAQPATLSAGEFSWQRASAVVPGDADDVAGAEYEMEAEMFEAPAPRARAREQSLHEGYRCNGCGGSIVGFRYVCVQCADVDLCGACEAAGQHMRHYALRVPGPRAYDEVAAVLHRVRQALLADSILLGDGLQMEAEVKEEPEEADPIAMPSDLIAMPGNPIFISMPEDPISVQAYPIAMPAAVNDGDECAIEAEVKEEPEEPDECESVGAASAAESTHALEADTAASDDDDSYAPSEDDSDSDTEAGRSAPGHTVDYSTPTRSQSHHASPSSARAVKRPAPDPICYFDLRKNAAMIAGDRSNSDMKPVTQLHSLPRHEDDTLADKRPLSAAQVLLDSKRVRVILERLDNTELFTLRVKR; from the exons gtaatatgaacattgcccacttgcctgcagaaaatttgcggtcaaggtatttatgcattgaccatttcaatatcaaatatgtacgaaatgagactggtcatagaaaaagactccagagaaatgcagttccagaaccatatcagactcaagaccttcaaaatcgctcaagcacttcctcaccag agTTAAATAATTCTTCAAAAGAAAATGGAGGCGCTTATGATGATAAAATTGGGGACAAATTTTTGGAAGACATATTACAAGAAGGTTCTCAGCAGATTCCAG cTTCACAAGAAACTGGAGTCCTTGATGGTGAAGATAACTTTGAGGAGGATATATTCGAAGAAATCGTAGACGATGATTTTCACCAGATTCCAG GAGAGGCGCAGCCTGCGACGCTGTCGGCGGGCGAGTTCTCGTGGCAGCGGGCGAGCGCGGTGGTGCCGGGCGACGCCGACGACGTCGCCGGTGCAG AGTATGAGATGGAAGCGGAGATGTTCGAGGCCCCGGCGCCGCGGGCCCGCGCTCGCGAGCAGTCCCTGCACGAGGGGTACCGCTGCAACGGCTGCGGCGGGAGCATAGTGGG GTTCCGCTACGTGTGCGTGCAGTGCGCGGACGTGGACCTGTGCGGCGCGTGCGAGGCGGCGGGCCAGCATATGCGCCACTACGCGCTGCGAGTGCCCGGCCCGCGGGCCTAC GACGAGGTGGCCGCGGTGCTGCACAGGGTACGCCAGGCGCTGCTGGCCGACTCCATCCTGCTCGGGGACGG tttgcagatggagGCAGAGGTGAAGGAGGAGCCAGAGGAAGCGGACCCGATAGCGATGCCATCGGACCTGATAGCGATGCCAGGGAACCCGATATTTATATCGATGCCAGAAGATCCAATATCGGTGCAAGCGTATCCGATAGCGATGCCAGCGGCAGTGAATGACGGGGACGAGTGCGCGATAGAGGCAGAGGTGAAGGAGGAGCCAGAGGAACCGGACGAGTGCGAGTCGGTCGGTGCCGCGTCTGCGGCCGAGTCCACGCATGCGCTCGAGGCCGACACGGCGGCCAGTGATGATGACGACAGCTACGCGCCGTCCGAGGACGACTCGGACTCGGACACAGAGGCGGGCCGGAGCGCCCCCGGACACACAGTCGACTACAGCACACCGACACGCTCGCAG TCTCACCACGCGTCACCATCTTCGGCACGCGCTGTCAAGCGACCAGCGCCGGATCCTATATGCTACTTCGACCTGAGGAAGAATGCTGCGATGATAGCGGGTGACCGCAGCAATAGCGACATGAAGCCGGTCACGCAGCTCCACAGCTTGCCTCGCCACGAGGACGACACACTCGCTGACAAGAGACCGTTGTCCGCGGCACAAGTTTTGTTAGACTCTAAACGAG TGCGTGTTATCCTAGAACGACTGGACAACACTGAACTATTCACGCTGCGAGTCAAGAGATGA
- the LOC126377870 gene encoding uncharacterized protein LOC126377870 isoform X1: MPAHNCSYYNCTNSSEQKSMFRFPWNDVNRLKVWLENCGNMNIAHLPAENLRSRYLCIDHFNIKYVRNETGHRKRLQRNAVPEPYQTQDLQNRSSTSSPELNNSSKENGGAYDDKIGDKFLEDILQEGSQQIPGDTASQETGVLDGEDNFEEDIFEEIVDDDFHQIPGEAQPATLSAGEFSWQRASAVVPGDADDVAGAEYEMEAEMFEAPAPRARAREQSLHEGYRCNGCGGSIVGFRYVCVQCADVDLCGACEAAGQHMRHYALRVPGPRAYDEVAAVLHRVRQALLADSILLGDGLQMEAEVKEEPEEADPIAMPSDLIAMPGNPIFISMPEDPISVQAYPIAMPAAVNDGDECAIEAEVKEEPEEPDECESVGAASAAESTHALEADTAASDDDDSYAPSEDDSDSDTEAGRSAPGHTVDYSTPTRSQSHHASPSSARAVKRPAPDPICYFDLRKNAAMIAGDRSNSDMKPVTQLHSLPRHEDDTLADKRPLSAAQVLLDSKRVRVILERLDNTELFTLRVKR; this comes from the exons gtaatatgaacattgcccacttgcctgcagaaaatttgcggtcaaggtatttatgcattgaccatttcaatatcaaatatgtacgaaatgagactggtcatagaaaaagactccagagaaatgcagttccagaaccatatcagactcaagaccttcaaaatcgctcaagcacttcctcaccag agTTAAATAATTCTTCAAAAGAAAATGGAGGCGCTTATGATGATAAAATTGGGGACAAATTTTTGGAAGACATATTACAAGAAGGTTCTCAGCAGATTCCAGGTGATACAG cTTCACAAGAAACTGGAGTCCTTGATGGTGAAGATAACTTTGAGGAGGATATATTCGAAGAAATCGTAGACGATGATTTTCACCAGATTCCAG GAGAGGCGCAGCCTGCGACGCTGTCGGCGGGCGAGTTCTCGTGGCAGCGGGCGAGCGCGGTGGTGCCGGGCGACGCCGACGACGTCGCCGGTGCAG AGTATGAGATGGAAGCGGAGATGTTCGAGGCCCCGGCGCCGCGGGCCCGCGCTCGCGAGCAGTCCCTGCACGAGGGGTACCGCTGCAACGGCTGCGGCGGGAGCATAGTGGG GTTCCGCTACGTGTGCGTGCAGTGCGCGGACGTGGACCTGTGCGGCGCGTGCGAGGCGGCGGGCCAGCATATGCGCCACTACGCGCTGCGAGTGCCCGGCCCGCGGGCCTAC GACGAGGTGGCCGCGGTGCTGCACAGGGTACGCCAGGCGCTGCTGGCCGACTCCATCCTGCTCGGGGACGG tttgcagatggagGCAGAGGTGAAGGAGGAGCCAGAGGAAGCGGACCCGATAGCGATGCCATCGGACCTGATAGCGATGCCAGGGAACCCGATATTTATATCGATGCCAGAAGATCCAATATCGGTGCAAGCGTATCCGATAGCGATGCCAGCGGCAGTGAATGACGGGGACGAGTGCGCGATAGAGGCAGAGGTGAAGGAGGAGCCAGAGGAACCGGACGAGTGCGAGTCGGTCGGTGCCGCGTCTGCGGCCGAGTCCACGCATGCGCTCGAGGCCGACACGGCGGCCAGTGATGATGACGACAGCTACGCGCCGTCCGAGGACGACTCGGACTCGGACACAGAGGCGGGCCGGAGCGCCCCCGGACACACAGTCGACTACAGCACACCGACACGCTCGCAG TCTCACCACGCGTCACCATCTTCGGCACGCGCTGTCAAGCGACCAGCGCCGGATCCTATATGCTACTTCGACCTGAGGAAGAATGCTGCGATGATAGCGGGTGACCGCAGCAATAGCGACATGAAGCCGGTCACGCAGCTCCACAGCTTGCCTCGCCACGAGGACGACACACTCGCTGACAAGAGACCGTTGTCCGCGGCACAAGTTTTGTTAGACTCTAAACGAG TGCGTGTTATCCTAGAACGACTGGACAACACTGAACTATTCACGCTGCGAGTCAAGAGATGA